The Ralstonia sp. RRA genomic interval CTTCATCCCCGTGTTTTCCGCCGCGCTGGCGGCGGCGCTGCTGCATGCCCCGCTGTCGTTCGCGTTCTGGAAAGGCGCGTCGATGGTGGTTGCGGGGTCGATCCTCTGCTGGCTCGCAACGCGCGGACAACGCGCAAGGGCATCGTCCGCGCCAAAGCCCTCGCACGAGCGACAGAGCGCCCACGGGCAGTGAGCGCTCAGTCGGTTCTCGTGCCTGAACGGCCTGCGCTCAGCTCGCTGCCTGCTGCACCAGCCGGTGGTAGAAGCGGATCAGCTCGACCAGATTGGCCTCGGTAATCCGCTCGTTGGTGCCGTGAAAGCGCGGCAGGTCTTCCGGCTTGGCGCGCACCGGCGAGAAGCGATACACATGGTCCGCAATGCCGATCATGTGGCGCGAATCGGTCGCGCCGATCATCAACCCCGGCGCCACCACCGTGCCCGGAAACAGCTCACGCACCGTCTTGTTGATCAACTGATACGACGCCGATTGCGTGGGCGACACCGGCGAGGCTTCGCTCACGCCCGGCAGGTTGCTCAGCTCGAACTTGCCATTGGGTGCCGCGGCCTTGGCGGCGTTCTCCACGTGCTCAGTGATTGACGCCACGGTATCGCCCGGCAGCAGACGGAAGTTGACGATGGCCTCGGCACGGCCGGGCAGCACGTTGTCCTTGTTGCCGGCCTGGATGACGGTCAGCGCGGTGGTGGTGCGCAGCATGGCATTGGAGCTGGCAGACGCCTCCAGCTGCTTCTGCACCAGCGGACCGAACAGCCACAGGTTGGACAGCGCGACACGGCTGAAGCCCTGCATCTCGGGCGCCAGCGTCTGGAACATCTCCTGCGCCACGCCGCGGATGCCGGCGGGCAGCTGATCGTCATCCAGGCGCTTGAGCGCGGCGCTCATCATGGCGATGGCGCTCTGGCCATGCGGCGGCGGCATCGACGAATGTCCCGGGGTGGCCGACACCTTGAGCTGCATCGACAGGAAGCCCTTCTCCGCCACACCGATCAGCGCGGCCGGCTTGGCCAGCCCCGGCAGCACGCCTTCGGTAATCAGCAGCCCTTCGTCGATCACGAAATCGAGACGCTCGCCACGCGACTTGAGCAGCGCGGCGATCTGCTTGGCGCCACGGTCGCCACCCACTTCCTCGTCAGCACCAAAGGCCAGGTGGATGGTGCGACGCGGCTTGAAGCCGCTGGCGGCCAGCAACTCAATGGCCTCCATCTGTGAGATCAGGTTGCCCTTGTCGTCCCACGCGCCACGGCCCCAGACCATGCCGTCTTTGATCACGCCGTCGAACGGCGGCTGGGTCCAGTCGCCTTCCGTACCGGAGGCGATGGGCACGACATCCTGATGCGCCATCAGCATGATCGGCTGCAATGACGGGTCAGAGCCCTTCCAGGTGTAGAGCAGCGCAAAGTCACCCACCTGCTCGCGTTGCAGCACGGCGTGCGCCTTGGGGTAGCGCGCCTCCAGCATGGCGTGCAGCTGGCGGAACTGGTCTGCGTTCAATTGCGCGTCGGTGGCGCTGGATACGGTACGTGCACGCACGGCCTCCGCCAGGTGCGCCGCTGCCGCCGGGCCATCCACGGCCACCGGCGTGACGGCCGGCACATCAAGCTGGCGCGAGCCGTGCCGCCAGGTATTGAAGGCCACATAGGCCGCCACTACAACCACCACTGCAATCACGAGGCGCAACAGCCGCCCGATCACAGCACCACGACGTTTGTACGACGCTTTCATTGGGTCTCCGCTCCTTGAGGTGAACTGCCTTCGCCCAGCATGCGTGCACTGAGCGTAAGGCATCAGTATCGCTGTACTGGCGTGCCGCCGCCAGCACACCTCAACACGTCACCATGCCCTGACCGAGTAACCATCTACGCAAATATTCGTGGGAATAGGGCCACCCGCCATGCTGGAATCACCCCATGTTCCCTTTGCAGCATGCACACTCATGAAGCTCACACATCGACTCTTCCTCGCCCTCGCCACCCTTGCTTTGAGCGTCACCGCGCATGCGGCACCGTTGCGCATTGGCGTCACGCCCGGCGCGCTGGCCGATTCCGTAGAGGTGGCCGCCGCCGAAGCCCGCAAGCAGGGGCTGGACGTCAAGGTGGTCGAACTGACCGACTGGACCACGCCCAACGTCGCGCTCGCCTCGGGCGATCTGGATCTCAACTACTTCCAGCACCAGGCTTTCCTGGACAACGCCATCAAAGAGCGCGGCTATGCGTTCAAGAGCGTCGGCATTGGCGTGCTGGGCAACATTGGTTTGTATTCCAGCAAGATCAAGCGCCTGTCCGATCTGAAGGATGGCGCGCGCGTGGCGGTGGCCAATGACCCCGTCAACCAGGGCCGCGGCCTGTTGCTGCTGCAGAAGGCGGGGCTGATCAAGCTGCGCGATGGCGTGGGTGCACGCGGCACCCTCAATGACGTGGTGGCCAACCCGAAGAAGCTCAAGTTTGTCGAAATCGAAGGCCCGCAACTCGTGCGCGCACTGGACGACGTGGACCTCGCGCAGGGCTATCCGGCGCACTTCGTCAATGCGGGCAAGGGGGATGTTGCCGGCGCTGGCCTGCTGTACTCGGGCATCGACGACGAGTACTTCGCCATCCGCTTCGTGGCGCGGCGCGACAACGCGGGCGACCCGCGCATCGCGCGCTTCATCAAGCTGTATCAGGAGTCGCCGGCCGTGCAGCAGCAGATCCACACGTCGTATGCCAACGACAACAAGCTCTACACCCTGCCCTGGCTCAAGCGCTGAAATGACGATCCGGTAACGCCATGACCACACTTGTCTCGAACCCCGTCCACGCCTGGCCTGACGCCCCCGCGCCCCACGCCAGGACCGCCGATGCGGTTGTTGCTGCGCCCACCGCCGGCACCATCACCTTCCGCAACGTCGGCAAGACGTACCGCGCGGCGGCGGGCGATGTACATGCGCTGCAAGGCATCGACCTCGACATTCCGGCCGGTGGCATCTTCGGCATCATCGGGCGCAGCGGCGCAGGCAAGTCCAGCCTGCTGCGCACCATCAACGGGTTGGAGAAGCCGACCAGCGGGCAGGTGCTGGTGGATGGCGTCGACGTCGGCACGCTCAGCACGCATGCGCTGGTGGGGTTGCGCCGGCGCATCGGCATGATCTTTCAGCACTTCAATCTGCTCTCCGCCAAGACGGTGTGGGAGAACGTCGCGCTGCCGTTGAAGGTGGCCGGCGTGCCGGCCGCAGAAATTGCGCAACGCGTGGATGCACTACTGGCGCTGGTTGGGCTGGAGGGCAAGCAGCACGTGTATCCGGGGCGATTGTCCGGCGGGCAGAAGCAGCGCGTGGGCATTGCCCGCGCACTGGTGCACCGGCCCGAGATCCTGCTGTGCGACGAAGCCACCTCCGCGCTTGACCCGGAAACGACTGACGCCATCCTCGCGCTGCTGCGCGACATCAACCGCCGCCTGGGCCTGACCATCGTGCTCATCACACACGAGATGGGGGTCATCCGCGACATCTGCGACAACGTGCTGGTACTCGAAGCCGGTCGCGTTGCAGAGCAGGGCCCCGTGTGGCGCGTCTTTGGTGATCCACAGCACGACGCCACACGCGCCCTGCTGCAACCGCTGCGCGGCGGCCTGCCCGACGACGTGGCGGCACGCCTGCAGCCCACTCCGCCCGCACGCGGTGCCTTTGAGCAATTGATTGAGCTGGGCTACACCGGCACGGCCGCCGTGCCCGAACTGGCGCAGATCGCCCAGGCGCTTCGCTACCCGACACGCCTGCTGCGCGCCGATCTCGACCGTATCCAGGGCCGCACGCAAGGGCGCCTGCTGGTTGCCGCAGCGGGCGGTGCCCTCTCGCAAGACGCGCTAGCGGCCTTGCAACTGTCTCAGTCAACCCGGAGCCTCGGCTATGTCCCCGCTCACGATTGACCGCATCTGGCAGGGCCTGCTCGACACGTTGACGATGGTGTCCGCATCTGCGCTGATCGCCGCGCTGGCCGGCATTCCGCTGGCGCTGATCCTGGTGCTGACGGCACCCGGCAGCACGCTGGAATCGCCCCGCGTGCACCGTGTGCTGGGCGCACTCATCAACGGCTTTCGTGCCACGCCCTTCATCATCCTGCTGGTGGCGCTGTTGCCCTTCACGCGGCTGGTGGTGGGGGCCACCATTGGCGTGTGGGCGGCGGTGGTGCCGCTGTCGATCAGCGCCACGCCGTTCTTTGCGCGCATTGCCGAGATCAGCCTGCGTGAAGTCGACCGCGGCCTGGTGGAAGCTGCACAGGCCATGGGCTGCGAGCGCCGCCACATCGTCTGGCACGTGCTGCTGCCCGAGGCACTGCCCGGCATCATCGGCGGCTTCACGCTCACCATCGTCTCGCTGATTGGCGCATCAGCCATGGCGGGTGCGGTGGGCGCCGGCGGTCTGGGCGACATCGCCATCCGCTATGGCTATCAGCGCTTCGACACCACGGTCATGGCGGTCGTGATCGTGCTGCTGATCGCCCTGGTGAGCCTGGTGCAGTGGGTGGGAGATCGATCGGTTCGGCGGCTGAAAGCGCGTTGAGCAGCCTGTACGCGGCATCGCGCGACTAAGCATCTGCGCAATCCTTCGTTGTTGCCGGTGCGGACGCATCCTTAAGATGGGCGAAGGGGTCGGGGGGGCCCTTTCATCCATTTCATCGCACCACAATGACGCCGACACACGCACGCTCGCGCCTGCTTTCTCGTACGCTGTTCCGCCGACTGGCTACCGCCGCTGTCGCCGCTATCGCCGCCCTGAGCGCGCTTGTGCTCGCGCCCAATGCCCAGGCGCAGAATGTGCTGCCGCAAGAGATCCGGCTGGACTACGCCTACTACTCACCGCCCAGCCTGGTGCTCAAACGCTTCGGCTGGCTGGAAGACGCGCTCAAGGCCGACAAGGTGAACGTGCGCTGGGTACTGAGCCAGGGCAGCAACCGCGCGTTGGAGTTTCTCAACAGCGGCAGTATCGATTTCGGCTCAACGGCCGGCCTGGCCGCCGTGCTCAGCCGCGCCAACGGCAACCCGATCAAGGGCGTCTACATCTACAGCCGCCCGGAATGGACCGCGCTGGTGGTGCCCAAGGATTCACCCATCCGTTCGGTGCGCGATCTAAAAGGCAAGAAGATCGCCGCCACCAAAGGCACCGACCCTTACCTGTTCCTGTTGCGCAGCCTGCACGACGCCGGCCTGCGCAAGACCGACATCGAACACGTCAGCCTGCAACATGCCGACGGCCGCGCCGCGCTGGAGCAAGGCCGTGTCGATGCGTGGGCCGGGCTGGACCCGCTCATGGCAGCCAGCGAGCTGGAATCCGGCGCGCGGCTGCTCTATCGCAACGTGAACTACAACACGTACGGCCTGCTGAACGTCAACGAGGCATTTGCCACGAAGTATCCGCAGGCAGTGGAGCGCGTGCTGGCCGCCTACGAGCGGGCGCGCCTGTGGATCCTGGCCCACCCGGATGAGACCGCACGCATCGTATCGGAAGAAGCCAAACTGCCGCTGGCCGTGATCAAGGTGCAATTGCTGCGCAACGACTTCAGCCAGCCGGTGCCTGGGCAGCAGCACATTCAGGCGCTGACAGCCGCGGCCCCCATCCTGACCGAGGAAAGCCTCGTCAAGCCGGGGACGGACGTTGCCCAGGTCGTCCGCACCCTCATCGAGCCGCGCTATGCACGCGCCGTCATCCGCTGATCATGCCTGCCGAGCCCGCCACGCTAAGCACCACCACTGCGCCTGTCACCGACGATGCACCCCCACGCAATCGTCTGGCGTTGCATCCGGGTAACCGATTCGTCGGGCTGGTGCTACCGATCGTCGCGCTGCTGTGCTGGGAAGGCGCCGTGCGTGCGGGCTGGATTGCCGCCAACCTGCTGCCGCCGCCATCGGAGCTGGCGGCCACCCTGCGTGAGCTGGTCACCGGCGATGCGCTGCCCGCCCACATTGCCGTGAGCATAGTGCGCGTTCTCGCGGGGTTCGCCATAGGGGCGGCGCTTGGCATCGCCTTGGGCACCGCCGTTGCGCTCAACCGGTGGACCGCCGCCCTGCTCGACCCGACGTTCCAGGCGCTGCGCGCCATTCCTTCGCTGGCCTGGGTGCCGCTGCTGCTGTTGTGGCTGGGTATCGACGAGGCGCCCAAGGTGGTGCTGATCGCCATCGGCGCGTTCTTTCCGGTGTATGTGGCCGCGCAGGCAGGCATCCGCAATGTCGATCGCAAGCTGGTGGAAGTGGGCGTGATGGCGGGACTGCAGCGCGGGGCGATCATTCGGCGCATTCTGGTGCCGGCCATGTTGCCGCATCTGTTTACCGGGCTGCGTACCGGGCTGAGCGTGGCGTGGATGTTTCTCGTGGCGGCGGAATTGATTGCCGCCACGCGCGGCCTCGGCTACCTGCTCAGCGATGGCCGCGAAACCGGCCGCGCGGACATCGTCATCGTCGCCATCCTGATCCTGGCCGTGCTGGGCAAGCTGAGCGACAGCGTGCTGCGCGCGCTGGAGTCTCGCAGTCTGGCCTGGCGCGACAGTGCACTGCCATGAATGCTCCGACGCATACTTCCCTCCTGCGCCATACCCACGAACCGCTGGTCGATGTTCGCGTGGATGCGCTCCGGTTCGGCACGCAACCCGTGCTTGGGCCGATCCGCTTTGACGTGTCTGCCGGTGAGGTCGTTGTGGTGCTGGGCCCCAGCGGCTGCGGCAAGAGCACGCTGTTGCGAATCGTGGCGGGTCTGGAGTGTGGCCACGTCGGCCAGGTCACAGCGCACCAGCACGCCCCTGCCGACCACGCCGGTCGTACCGGCTTCGTGTTCCAGGAACCGCGCCTGCTGCCGTGGCTGACGGTGGCCGAGAACGTCGGCTTTTCGGCCGGCTTGCGCCGGGATGCCGCGCTGGCTGACCCGCGCGTTCGCGCCCTGCTGGCTGAAGTCGGCCTGACCGATGCGGCAGCGCTACTACCCAAGGCGCTGTCCGGCGGTATGGCGCAACGCGCCGCGATTGCCCGTGGGCTGTTTACCGAGCCACCCCTGCTGCTGCTCGACGAGCCCTTCAGCGCGCTCGACCCCTTCACCCGCATGCGCCTGCAGGATCTGCTGCTGCAGCTTGCGGCACGACACGGCACCACGCTGTTGATCGTCACGCATGACGTGGACGAGGCACTGCACCTGGCCGACCGCATCCTTGTCCTGGCACCCGAGCCGGGGCGCATCGTGGCGGATCTGCCAGTCGACGTACCACGCATCGTTGCGGGGCCGGCCGTCATCCGCCCGCGCCAGCATGAACGGCTGACGGCATTGCGCACGGAAATCTTCACCCACCTTGGCACCGTCGTCTGATGAAAAGAAAACCGCCGATCCAACACACAAAGCATCGGACCGGCGGCAGACCTTCCCTTCTTGATGTCAGCGCCGCGCCAGCGCGCTCACCACACGCACCAGTTCGTCCACTTCCTCGCAGGTGTTGTAGAACGCCAGCGACGGCCGCACCGTGGCCTCCACCCCAAAGCGCCGCAGGATCGGCTGCGCGCAATGGTGGCCAGAGCGCACGGCAATGCCCTCGCGGTTGAGCGCCGCACCCACCTCTTCCGTGCGATACCCCGCCAGCGTGAACGACAACACACTCGCCTTGTTGGCGGCCGTACCGATCAGCCGCAAACCGGGAATGCGCGACAGCCCATGCGTGGCATACACCAGCAGGTCGTGCTCATAGCGGGCGATGTTTTCCAGGCCAATGCGATCGACGTAATCGAGCGCGGCGCCCAGCCCCACCGCATCCGCAATGTTGCCGGTGCCGGCCTCGAAGCGCGCGGGTGCGGGCTGGTATAGCGTCTTCTCGAACGTGACGTCGGCAATCATGTTGCCGCCGCCCTGCCACGGCGGCAGCGTGTCGAGCAGATCCTGCTTGCCGTACACCACGCCAATGCCCGTCGGCCCGAAGATCTTGTGGCCGGAGAACACGTAGAAGTCCGCATCCAGCGCCTGCACGTTCACACGCAAGTGCGAGACCGCCTGCGCGCCATCCACCAGCACGCGCGCACCTGCTGCATGTGCCAGCGCGATGATCTCCTGCACCGGCGTCACCGTCCCCAGCGCATTCGACACCTGCGTGACAGACACCAGCTTCGTCCGGCTGCTGAGCAGCTTGCGGTATTCGTCCAGCAGGATCTGCCCACTGTCGTCCACCGGAATCACGCGGATGCGCGCGCCCACCTGCGCGGCAAGCTGCTGCCACGGCACGATGTTGGCGTGGTGCTCCAGGTGCGAGACGATGATCTCGTCCCCGGCGCCGATGTGCTGGCGGCCGAACGTCTGCGCAACGAGGTTGATCGCCTCCGTGGCGCCGCGCACGAAGATGATCTCGCTTGACGACTTCGCACCCAGGAAACGCGCGACCTTGTTGCGTGCACCCTCGTAGGCATCCGTGGCACGCGCGGCCAGTTCATGCGCCGCGCGGTGGATGTTGGAGTTCTCGTGCGCGTAGAAATACGCCAGCCGATCGATCACCGCTTGCGGCTTGTGCGTGGTGGCGGCGTTGTCCAGCCAGATCAGCGGCCGGCCATTCACGCGCTCGGCCAGGATCGGAAAGTCACGCCGAACCGCGTGCACGTCGAACGTGCTGGCGCGATGCGGCTGGTGGCTGGTGTCACGTGACGCTTCCAACGTAGGCACCGTGGGCGGCGCAAGGAAGTAGAACTGCCCCGCCTGCGCCGCGCCACCGGGCTGCTGCAACGCAGCCGGCCCAGCGGGCGGCGTACCGGCCGCACCGTCGATCAACCGTGCCAGCGCATCGGTGCCCGGCAGGTGGAACGGCTGCGCCGAGACGCGATCATCCGGCACACCCGCCTCCGACGCCGCCACCCCCGCATGCGGCACAGCGGACTGATAGCCGCTCGCCTCACCCAGAAAGTAGTACGGCGAACTGGGTGCCGACACGGGATGCGCAGGTACAGGCTGGCCATGACCGGATGCCGCCTGCGGCAGCGCCGCAGCGTACTGCGTGGGCACACCCAGCACAGGCACCTGCGGTGCAATCGGTGCGGCATCTGCAACAGGCAACGCACTCAGTTGCGGCGATGCACCTGCCGGTGCCAGATCGATCGCAGGCTCCGGCTCGCTGCCCGGCAGCGCCGTGAAGAACGCGTTGGCCAACTGCGCCAGCGCGGCCGGGTCAGGCAAACCCGCCGGCAGCGTCAGGCCACTCACGCCGGGCGCATTACTTGTAGGTGTCGGGGTAGTCATGGTACTTGCCGATCTCCACGTCTTCGAGCACCGCCAGCGCGTCTTCAGTCAGCACGGCCAGCGAGCAATACAGCGAAATCAGGTAGGACGCGATGGCGTTCCGGTTGATGCCCATGAAGCGCACCGACAGACCCGGGCTCTGCTCGCCCGCCACACCCGGCTGATACAGGCCGACCACGCCCTGGCGCTTGTCGCCCACGCGCAGCAGCAGAATCTTCGTGCGGCCGTTCTCGTCAATGGGCACCTTGTCCGACGGAATGAGCGGCAGGCCGCGCCAGGTGATGAATTGCGAGCCGAACAGGCTGACGGTGGGCGGCGGCACGCCACGGCGCGTGCATTCGCGGCCAAACGCGGCAATCGCCAGCGGATGGGCCAGGAAGAACGCCGGCTCCTTCCACACCTTGGTGATCAGTTCGTCCAGATCGTCCGGCGTGGGCGCACCGGTGAGCGTGGAGATGCGCTGCGTTTCATCCACGTTGGCCAGCAGACCGTAGTCGGGGTTGTTGATCAGTTCGCTTTCCTGACGCTCCTTGATGGTCTCGATGGTCAGGCGCAGTTGCTGCTGAATCTGGTCGTGCGGGCTGCTGTACAGGTCGGACACACGGGTGTGCACGTCCAGCACCGTCGTCACCGCGTTGAGGAAGTACTCGCGCGGCTGGTCTTCGTAATCGACGAAGGTTTGCGGCAACTCCGCCTCCGCCTCGTCGCGCTGCGAGCAGGCGACGCGCACATCGCGCGGATTCTTCACGCGGTTCAGGCGGAAGATGCCCGCCTCCACCGGCTGCCACTGCAGCAAGTGCACCAGCCAGCGCGGGCTGATGGTGGACAACTGGGGAACGGTCTTGGTCGCGTTCGCCAACTGGCGTGCTGCGCTGTCGCCTAGCGCAGTGCGCACGTCCTGGGTATCTGCTTCTGCCATGCAATGACTCCCAACTTCACGTAGAAAAATGCCCCCGTTTCTCTGGCGGGTGCGGTGGAAAAAACGGTAGAAAAACGCGTCAGGCGGATCAGCGTGCGGGGTGTGCCTCGCTGTCGCGACGCGCGTGCGGCGGACGGTTCTGAACTTCGTCCTGAACTGCGCTCTGTACGTTTGCCTGGGTGACACTGCTGCCCGGCGGCACGCTGCGCGTGAGCCACACGTTGCCGCCGATGGACGAGCCACGCCCGATGGTGATGCGCCCGAGGATGGTCGCGCCGGCGTAGATGACGACGTCGTCTTCCACCACCGGATGGCGTGGGGCGCCCTTCTCCAGGTGGCCTTCGGCGTCGGCAGAGAAGCGCTTGGCGCCCAGCGTCACCGCCTGATAAATACGCACACGTTCGCCAATCACGGCCGTCTCGCCAATCACCACGCCCGTGCCGTGATCGATGAAGAAGCCGCTGCCAATCTGCGCGCCGGGGTGGATGTCGATGCCGGTGTCAGCATGCGCGGTCTCGGCCACCATGCGCGCGAGCAACGGCAGTCCCGCGCGGTACAGGTGATGCGCAATGCGGTGGTGAATGACGGCGAGGATGCCCGGGTAGCACAGCAGCACCTCGTCGACGCTGCGCGCTGCCGGATCGCCGTGGTAGGCGGCCAGCACGTCGGTATCGAGCAACCGGCGCAGCGCTGGCAGCGCCGCCGCGAAGTCGCGCACCCGCTGTACAGCGTCGCTATCGGTATGGATATCGGCATCGTGCGCGCCGGCCTGGCGTGCGGCGTGGCGCAACTCAAGCCGGACTTGCGCGACCAGCGCATTGAGCGCCGCATCGAGCGTGTGACCGACATAGAAGTCTTCGCTTTCTTCGCGCAGGTCCGTCGGCCCGAGCCGCATGGGGAACAGCGCCCCGCGCAACGCATCCAGAATCAGCCGCACGGCCTCGCGCGAGGGCAGCTCGCGACCCGTGACTTCCGTACGGCCGTGGCGCGCACGCCAGTCGGCGCGCGCCGTGCGCAGCTCGCTGACAATGCGGTCCAATTGCCAGCCTGCGCTTTGCACGGGCACAGGCCGCCCCGCGATGATGCTGTCGCTCATCGTCGCTCCCCTGTTCAGTATTCAGTGATTGGTCTTGTGGTTGGGTGCTGCGGGCCAGCGCGCGCCTTCAGTCCTGCTGCCAGGGCAGACCCCAGCGGCGCCAGCCACCGGCCTCGCCGCGCTGCTGCTGTTCATCGAGATCGCCCTCGAAACCCTCGAGCACGTTGAACACGTTGGCGAAGCCTGCCGCTGCGGCGGCTTCGGCTGCCGCCGCAGAGCGCTTGCCGCTTCGGCAGAGCAACAGCAACACGGCACCCTTGGGTGCGGCCTTCTCCAACTCGCGCAGGAAGCGCGGGTTCTTGAGCATGGCGGGGCCCGTCTGCCAGGCAACATGCGCGGTGTTGGGCACACGGCCCACGAACTTGCGCTCCTCTGCGGTGCGCACGTCTACGAGGATGGCCTCGCCGCGGCTGGCCAGCGCCCAAGCCTCGGCCGGTGAGAGACCGCCCGCATAGCGCAACCCTTGTGCGGCAGCGTGGGCGCGCGCGCGCTCCAGCAGGGCGTCAGAAGGCGTCGCCAATACACTGTCGAGCACGGCCTGAACGGCCGGATCACGCGCAACAGCGGCAGCTTGAGCAGGGTTGGAAGACATCGGACCTCCGGCTTGGCAACAATGAGTGATGGACAAGCCCACTCTAGCCGTGGGTGATATTTGATAAAACGAATAAAACCGCCCTTCGATCAACGCCCAACGCATAAAGGGGGTATCGGCGCGTCTTCCACTTGCACAGCGGGTCGCTACAATACGAACACTCACGAACAGTTACATGTGACTGTTCTGCATCATCCGCTACGGAGGGCTGCCGCCCATGAAGCTCCTGATCGACGCCACCACCCGCGTGCCCATTGCTGACCAGATCGTGGCCGGCGTGCAGACGTGGATTCGCGACAACGACGTACGACCCGGCGCCAAGCTGCCGTCGATCCGCCAGTTGGCGGCCGAGTACAGCATCAGCCGGTTTCCGGTGATCGAGGCGTACGACCGGCTGGTGTCGCTGGGGCTGCTGGACTCGCGCCACGGCTCAGGCTTCTACGTGGCAGAGAGCGGCCTGACGGGGCGCGGCGGGCGCGGCTGGTCTGACCCGCGCCGCGCAGAGATCGAATCCGATCACATCCTCGAGCAGTTCAACTACCCCGATGCGTCACTCAAGCTGGGCGGCGGTTTTGTGCCGGCGGACTGGCGCGACCTGGACGGCCTCACGCAGGCCATCCGCCAGGTCTCGCGCACCGACGTGGAAGCCGTCATCGACTACGCCACGCCGCTGGGCAATACCGCGCTGCGCCACCAGATCATGACGCGCGCACGCCAACTGGGCATCCAGGCCGAGCTGCCCAACGTGATGATGACGGTGGGGGCCAGCCAGGCCATCGACCTCGTCATCCGCCATCTGCTCAAACCCGGTGACACCGTGTTTGTAGAAGACCCGGGCTACTACAACGTGTTTGGCCTGCTGCGCCTGCATGGCGTCAAGCTGGTCGGCATTCCTCGCACCGCTGATGGCCCCGACGTGGAGGTGACGGAGGCGATGCTGCGCGAGCACCGCCCCAAGCTGTTCTTCATCAACAGCGTGCTGCACAACCCGACGGGTTCGGTGCTGTCACCGCCGGTGGCGTTTCGCCTGCTGGAGCTGGCGCGGCGCCACGGCTTCGTGTTTGTGGAAGATGACATCTTTGCCGACATCCAGGGCGACCCGACCGCGCGGCTGGCCACGCTGGACCAACTCGAGCACGTGATCTACGTTGGCGGGTTCTCCAAGACGGTGTCGGCATCGCTGCGCGTGGGTTATCTGATTGCGCGGCGCGATCTCGTGCAGGATTTGACCGACGTGAAGATGCTCACCAGCGTGGGCGGCTCGCGCTTTGCAGAGGCCGTTGTCGCCACGTTGCTGGAACGCGGCGCCTATCGCAAATACGTCGAGCGGCTGCGCCAGCGCATCGGCGATTCCATCATCGCCTCGCTCGATGTGCTGACCGACGCTGGCTGGGAAGTGTTTCATCACCCGCCCGGCGGCAACTTCCTGTGGGCGCGCGTGCCGCACGTGGAGGATTCGCGGGATCTTGTGACTGCGGCGGAACAGCATGGCGTGACGCTGGCGCCCGGCAGTTACTTCCGGCCGAACC includes:
- a CDS encoding ATP-binding cassette domain-containing protein produces the protein MTTLVSNPVHAWPDAPAPHARTADAVVAAPTAGTITFRNVGKTYRAAAGDVHALQGIDLDIPAGGIFGIIGRSGAGKSSLLRTINGLEKPTSGQVLVDGVDVGTLSTHALVGLRRRIGMIFQHFNLLSAKTVWENVALPLKVAGVPAAEIAQRVDALLALVGLEGKQHVYPGRLSGGQKQRVGIARALVHRPEILLCDEATSALDPETTDAILALLRDINRRLGLTIVLITHEMGVIRDICDNVLVLEAGRVAEQGPVWRVFGDPQHDATRALLQPLRGGLPDDVAARLQPTPPARGAFEQLIELGYTGTAAVPELAQIAQALRYPTRLLRADLDRIQGRTQGRLLVAAAGGALSQDALAALQLSQSTRSLGYVPAHD
- a CDS encoding aliphatic sulfonate ABC transporter substrate-binding protein, whose translation is MTPTHARSRLLSRTLFRRLATAAVAAIAALSALVLAPNAQAQNVLPQEIRLDYAYYSPPSLVLKRFGWLEDALKADKVNVRWVLSQGSNRALEFLNSGSIDFGSTAGLAAVLSRANGNPIKGVYIYSRPEWTALVVPKDSPIRSVRDLKGKKIAATKGTDPYLFLLRSLHDAGLRKTDIEHVSLQHADGRAALEQGRVDAWAGLDPLMAASELESGARLLYRNVNYNTYGLLNVNEAFATKYPQAVERVLAAYERARLWILAHPDETARIVSEEAKLPLAVIKVQLLRNDFSQPVPGQQHIQALTAAAPILTEESLVKPGTDVAQVVRTLIEPRYARAVIR
- a CDS encoding ABC transporter ATP-binding protein — translated: MNAPTHTSLLRHTHEPLVDVRVDALRFGTQPVLGPIRFDVSAGEVVVVLGPSGCGKSTLLRIVAGLECGHVGQVTAHQHAPADHAGRTGFVFQEPRLLPWLTVAENVGFSAGLRRDAALADPRVRALLAEVGLTDAAALLPKALSGGMAQRAAIARGLFTEPPLLLLDEPFSALDPFTRMRLQDLLLQLAARHGTTLLIVTHDVDEALHLADRILVLAPEPGRIVADLPVDVPRIVAGPAVIRPRQHERLTALRTEIFTHLGTVV
- a CDS encoding M20 family peptidase, coding for MKASYKRRGAVIGRLLRLVIAVVVVVAAYVAFNTWRHGSRQLDVPAVTPVAVDGPAAAAHLAEAVRARTVSSATDAQLNADQFRQLHAMLEARYPKAHAVLQREQVGDFALLYTWKGSDPSLQPIMLMAHQDVVPIASGTEGDWTQPPFDGVIKDGMVWGRGAWDDKGNLISQMEAIELLAASGFKPRRTIHLAFGADEEVGGDRGAKQIAALLKSRGERLDFVIDEGLLITEGVLPGLAKPAALIGVAEKGFLSMQLKVSATPGHSSMPPPHGQSAIAMMSAALKRLDDDQLPAGIRGVAQEMFQTLAPEMQGFSRVALSNLWLFGPLVQKQLEASASSNAMLRTTTALTVIQAGNKDNVLPGRAEAIVNFRLLPGDTVASITEHVENAAKAAAPNGKFELSNLPGVSEASPVSPTQSASYQLINKTVRELFPGTVVAPGLMIGATDSRHMIGIADHVYRFSPVRAKPEDLPRFHGTNERITEANLVELIRFYHRLVQQAAS
- a CDS encoding ABC transporter permease produces the protein MPAEPATLSTTTAPVTDDAPPRNRLALHPGNRFVGLVLPIVALLCWEGAVRAGWIAANLLPPPSELAATLRELVTGDALPAHIAVSIVRVLAGFAIGAALGIALGTAVALNRWTAALLDPTFQALRAIPSLAWVPLLLLWLGIDEAPKVVLIAIGAFFPVYVAAQAGIRNVDRKLVEVGVMAGLQRGAIIRRILVPAMLPHLFTGLRTGLSVAWMFLVAAELIAATRGLGYLLSDGRETGRADIVIVAILILAVLGKLSDSVLRALESRSLAWRDSALP
- a CDS encoding MetQ/NlpA family ABC transporter substrate-binding protein encodes the protein MKLTHRLFLALATLALSVTAHAAPLRIGVTPGALADSVEVAAAEARKQGLDVKVVELTDWTTPNVALASGDLDLNYFQHQAFLDNAIKERGYAFKSVGIGVLGNIGLYSSKIKRLSDLKDGARVAVANDPVNQGRGLLLLQKAGLIKLRDGVGARGTLNDVVANPKKLKFVEIEGPQLVRALDDVDLAQGYPAHFVNAGKGDVAGAGLLYSGIDDEYFAIRFVARRDNAGDPRIARFIKLYQESPAVQQQIHTSYANDNKLYTLPWLKR
- a CDS encoding methionine ABC transporter permease; amino-acid sequence: MSPLTIDRIWQGLLDTLTMVSASALIAALAGIPLALILVLTAPGSTLESPRVHRVLGALINGFRATPFIILLVALLPFTRLVVGATIGVWAAVVPLSISATPFFARIAEISLREVDRGLVEAAQAMGCERRHIVWHVLLPEALPGIIGGFTLTIVSLIGASAMAGAVGAGGLGDIAIRYGYQRFDTTVMAVVIVLLIALVSLVQWVGDRSVRRLKAR